The proteins below come from a single uncultured Fretibacterium sp. genomic window:
- a CDS encoding chemotaxis protein CheW gives MSAQLKKADVVDVPQQSIGKDIDVESLGQEHINLVFALGSEDFGVDVNIVREIVRVPPFITRVPNAPGYIRGVINLRGTIVPVFDMQLKIGMPSTPLTEEARIVVLSVSDVMFGIIVNSVREVRTIYDSQLETASKLSSA, from the coding sequence TTGTCGGCGCAGCTGAAGAAAGCGGACGTCGTCGATGTCCCGCAGCAGTCCATCGGGAAGGATATTGACGTCGAATCACTGGGACAGGAACACATCAATCTCGTATTCGCTCTTGGAAGCGAGGATTTTGGGGTGGACGTCAACATCGTCCGTGAGATCGTGCGGGTCCCGCCCTTCATTACCCGCGTTCCCAACGCGCCGGGGTACATCAGGGGCGTCATCAACCTCAGGGGGACGATCGTGCCGGTCTTCGACATGCAGCTCAAGATCGGGATGCCCTCCACGCCCCTGACCGAGGAGGCCCGTATCGTCGTGCTCTCCGTCAGCGACGTCATGTTTGGGATCATCGTGAACTCGGTCCGCGAGGTTCGCACGATTTACGACTCCCAGCTGGAGACGGCCTCGAAGCTCTCCTCCGC